One window of the Fusobacterium animalis 7_1 genome contains the following:
- a CDS encoding FTR1 family iron permease: MKKYFKSLFAFIFAFGLFISFSSVDVEAAQKKKYDTWQDVAKDMNVEFQAAKKYIEEGNYDEAYNAMNRAYFGYYEVQGFEKNVMVNIAAKRVSEIEATFRRIKHTLKGNIQGDVSELGKEIDTLAVKVYKDAMVLDGVASKSDPDDVGMKVFSNEQAVVGDERTIKLKSFGASFGLLLREGLEAILVVVAIIAYLVKTGNQKLCKQVYIGMGVGIICSFLLAFLIDILLGGIGQELMEGITMFLAVVVLFWVSNWILSRSEEEAWTRYIKSQVQKSIDQNSGRALIFSAFLAVMREGAELVLFYKAMLTGGQTNKLYAFYGFLVGAVVLVAIYLIFRYTTVRLPLKPFFTFTSILLFLLCISFMGKGVVELTEAGVISGSTTIPAMNGYQNTWLNIYDRAETLIPQIMLVIASGWMLLNNSLKERKIKKEAEAKENK, encoded by the coding sequence ATGAAAAAATATTTTAAATCTTTGTTTGCTTTCATTTTTGCTTTTGGTTTATTTATCTCATTTTCTTCTGTTGATGTAGAAGCGGCTCAAAAGAAAAAATATGATACTTGGCAAGATGTTGCTAAGGATATGAATGTTGAATTTCAAGCTGCTAAAAAATATATTGAAGAAGGAAATTATGATGAAGCCTATAATGCAATGAATAGAGCATACTTTGGTTATTATGAAGTTCAAGGATTTGAAAAAAATGTAATGGTAAACATTGCAGCAAAAAGAGTCAGTGAAATTGAAGCGACATTTCGTAGAATAAAACATACTTTAAAAGGAAATATTCAAGGAGATGTCAGTGAACTAGGTAAGGAAATAGATACTCTTGCAGTGAAGGTTTACAAAGATGCGATGGTACTTGATGGTGTAGCATCAAAAAGTGATCCTGATGATGTTGGAATGAAAGTGTTTAGTAATGAACAGGCTGTTGTTGGTGATGAAAGAACAATTAAATTAAAATCATTTGGTGCCTCATTTGGACTGCTTTTAAGAGAAGGATTAGAAGCAATATTAGTCGTTGTTGCAATAATTGCTTACTTGGTAAAAACAGGAAATCAAAAACTATGTAAACAAGTTTATATAGGTATGGGTGTTGGAATTATTTGTTCATTTTTATTAGCATTTTTAATAGATATATTACTTGGTGGAATAGGACAAGAATTAATGGAAGGAATTACAATGTTCTTAGCTGTTGTTGTTTTATTCTGGGTAAGTAACTGGATATTATCTCGTTCTGAGGAAGAGGCTTGGACAAGATATATTAAATCTCAAGTTCAAAAATCTATTGACCAAAATAGTGGAAGAGCTCTAATTTTCTCAGCATTTTTGGCAGTAATGAGAGAAGGTGCAGAATTAGTTTTGTTCTATAAAGCAATGTTAACAGGTGGACAAACTAATAAACTTTATGCCTTTTATGGATTTTTAGTAGGAGCAGTTGTTTTAGTAGCAATATATTTGATATTTAGATATACAACAGTAAGATTGCCATTGAAACCTTTCTTTACATTTACAAGTATCCTTTTATTCTTATTGTGTATTTCATTTATGGGAAAAGGTGTAGTAGAACTTACTGAAGCAGGGGTTATATCTGGAAGTACAACAATTCCAGCTATGAATGGTTATCAAAATACTTGGCTTAATATCTATGATAGAGCTGAAACTTTAATACCACAAATTATGTTAGTTATAGCTTCTGGTTGGATGCTTTTAAATAATTCTTTAAAAGAAAGAAAAATAAAAAAAGAAGCAGAAGCAAAAGAAAATAAATAA
- a CDS encoding iron transporter produces the protein MKNLKFLLGALLVLGLVACGEKKEEEKPAEQPAATEQTTTAEAPKTEAPAEKPGESGFAEVPIAETVVGPYQVSAVYFQAVDMIPEGKQPSAAESDMHLEADIHLLPEAAKKYGFGDGEDIWPAYLTVNYKVMSEDGKKELTSGTFMPMNADDGAHYGINIKKGLIPIGKYKLQLEIKAPTDYLLHVDSETGVPAAKEGGVAAAEEYFKTQNVEFDWTYTGEQLQNK, from the coding sequence ATGAAAAATCTAAAATTTTTATTAGGAGCTTTACTTGTATTAGGTCTTGTAGCATGTGGAGAAAAGAAAGAAGAAGAAAAACCAGCTGAACAACCAGCAGCAACAGAACAAACAACAACTGCTGAAGCTCCAAAAACAGAAGCACCAGCAGAAAAACCAGGAGAATCAGGATTTGCAGAAGTGCCTATTGCTGAAACAGTTGTAGGACCTTATCAAGTATCAGCAGTTTACTTCCAAGCAGTAGATATGATACCAGAAGGAAAACAACCTTCAGCAGCTGAATCTGATATGCACTTAGAAGCTGATATCCACTTATTACCAGAAGCAGCTAAAAAATATGGATTTGGAGATGGAGAAGATATTTGGCCAGCTTACCTAACAGTAAACTACAAAGTTATGTCTGAAGATGGTAAAAAAGAATTAACATCTGGAACATTTATGCCTATGAATGCTGATGATGGAGCTCACTATGGAATAAATATCAAAAAAGGATTAATTCCAATTGGAAAATATAAATTACAACTTGAAATTAAAGCCCCTACTGATTATTTACTACATGTAGACAGTGAAACTGGTGTTCCAGCAGCAAAAGAAGGTGGAGTTGCAGCAGCTGAAGAATATTTCAAAACTCAAAATGTAGAATTTGATTGGACTTATACTGGTGAACAATTACAAAATAAATAA
- a CDS encoding glycine zipper domain-containing protein, whose amino-acid sequence MKKISLVILVLAGILAGCTHTEKVATGGALAGGAVGAMLGNDVRGTAIGAAIGGALGAGAGELTKNK is encoded by the coding sequence ATGAAAAAAATATCATTAGTTATTTTAGTGCTTGCAGGTATCTTAGCAGGATGTACTCATACAGAAAAAGTTGCAACAGGTGGTGCCTTAGCAGGAGGAGCTGTTGGAGCTATGCTTGGTAATGATGTTAGAGGTACTGCTATAGGAGCTGCTATTGGAGGAGCTTTAGGAGCTGGAGCTGGAGAATTAACAAAAAACAAATAA
- a CDS encoding HAD-IIA family hydrolase, with amino-acid sequence MEKLENIKCYLLDMDGTIYLGNKLIDGAREFLEKLKEKGIRYIFLTNNSSKNKDRYVEKLNKLGIEAHREDVFSSGEATTIYLNKEKKKAKVFLLGTKDLEDEFEKAGFELVKERNKNIDFVVLGFDTTLTYEKLWIACEYIANGVKYIATHPDFNCPLENGKFMPDAGAMMAFIKASTGKEPTVIGKPNSHIIDAIIEKYNLKKSELAMVGDRLYTDIRTGIDNGLTSILVMSGETDKKMLEETIYKPDYIFDSIKELKEEIK; translated from the coding sequence ATGGAAAAATTAGAGAATATCAAATGTTATTTATTAGATATGGATGGAACTATCTATTTAGGAAATAAGTTAATAGATGGAGCAAGAGAATTTTTAGAAAAATTAAAAGAGAAAGGTATAAGATATATATTTTTAACAAATAATTCTTCAAAAAATAAAGATAGATATGTTGAAAAATTAAATAAATTGGGAATAGAAGCACACAGGGAAGATGTATTTAGTTCAGGTGAAGCAACTACAATTTATCTAAATAAAGAGAAAAAGAAAGCAAAAGTATTTTTATTAGGTACTAAGGATTTGGAAGATGAGTTTGAAAAGGCTGGATTTGAATTAGTAAAAGAAAGAAATAAAAATATAGATTTTGTAGTTTTAGGTTTTGACACAACTTTAACCTATGAAAAATTATGGATAGCTTGTGAATATATAGCAAATGGAGTAAAATATATAGCAACTCATCCTGATTTTAACTGTCCCTTAGAAAATGGAAAATTTATGCCTGATGCTGGAGCAATGATGGCATTTATTAAAGCATCTACTGGAAAAGAACCAACAGTTATAGGAAAACCTAATAGTCATATTATAGATGCAATTATAGAAAAATATAATTTAAAAAAATCTGAACTTGCGATGGTGGGAGATAGATTATATACAGATATTAGAACAGGAATAGATAATGGTTTAACTTCAATTTTAGTTATGAGTGGTGAAACTGATAAAAAAATGTTAGAAGAAACTATTTATAAACCTGATTATATTTTTGATTCTATAAAAGAATTAAAAGAAGAAATAAAATAA
- a CDS encoding TRAP transporter large permease, with protein sequence MEALYPVIVLFVLFFLNIPIAFALMGSALFYFIFLNTTMSMDMVIQQFVTSVESFPYLAVPFFIMVGSVMNYSGISEELMNMAEVLAGHMKGGLAQVNCLLSAMMGGISGSANADAAMESKILVPEMIKKGFSKEFSAAVTAASSAVSPVIPPGTNLILYALIANVPVGDMFLAGYTPGILMTAAMMVTVYIISKKRGYKPSRERMARPVEILRQAIKSIWALAIPFGIIMGMRIGVFTPTEAGGVAVFFCFLVGFFIYKKLKLHHIPIILMETVKSTGAVMIIIASAKVFGYYMTLERIPQFITNSLMNFTDNKLVLLMVINVLLLFVGMFIEGGAALVILAPLLVPAVKELGVDPLHFGVIFIVNIMIGGLTPPFGSMMFTVCSIVGVRLEAFIKEVWPFIVALLVVLLLVTYSESIALFIPNLFLK encoded by the coding sequence ATGGAAGCTTTATATCCAGTAATTGTTTTATTTGTATTATTCTTTTTAAATATCCCAATAGCTTTTGCTTTAATGGGATCAGCATTGTTTTATTTTATATTTTTAAATACAACTATGTCTATGGATATGGTTATACAACAATTTGTTACATCTGTTGAATCTTTTCCTTATTTAGCAGTACCATTTTTTATAATGGTTGGTTCTGTAATGAACTATTCTGGAATAAGTGAGGAACTTATGAATATGGCAGAAGTATTAGCAGGACATATGAAAGGTGGACTTGCACAAGTAAATTGTTTATTAAGTGCTATGATGGGTGGAATTTCTGGTTCTGCAAATGCAGATGCTGCAATGGAATCTAAAATATTAGTACCTGAAATGATTAAAAAAGGTTTTTCAAAAGAATTTTCAGCAGCAGTTACAGCTGCTTCATCAGCTGTTAGCCCTGTTATACCACCAGGAACAAACTTAATTCTTTATGCTTTAATAGCAAATGTACCTGTTGGTGATATGTTCTTAGCAGGATATACACCTGGAATTTTAATGACAGCTGCTATGATGGTAACTGTTTATATAATCTCTAAAAAAAGAGGTTATAAACCTTCAAGAGAAAGAATGGCAAGACCTGTTGAAATTTTAAGACAAGCTATAAAATCAATTTGGGCTCTTGCAATTCCATTTGGTATCATAATGGGAATGAGAATAGGTGTATTCACTCCAACAGAAGCAGGAGGAGTTGCAGTATTTTTCTGTTTTTTAGTTGGTTTCTTCATATATAAAAAATTAAAACTTCATCATATTCCTATAATATTGATGGAAACTGTAAAGAGTACAGGTGCAGTTATGATAATAATTGCCTCTGCAAAAGTTTTTGGTTACTATATGACTCTTGAAAGAATACCTCAATTTATAACTAATTCTTTAATGAATTTTACAGATAATAAACTTGTATTGTTAATGGTTATAAATGTACTTTTATTATTTGTAGGTATGTTTATTGAAGGAGGAGCAGCACTTGTTATACTTGCCCCACTTTTAGTACCAGCAGTAAAAGAATTAGGTGTAGATCCATTACATTTTGGAGTAATATTTATAGTTAATATAATGATAGGAGGATTAACTCCACCATTTGGTTCTATGATGTTCACTGTATGTTCTATTGTTGGTGTACGGTTAGAGGCATTTATAAAAGAAGTATGGCCTTTTATAGTTGCTCTTTTAGTAGTTTTACTTTTAGTAACTTATTCAGAATCAATAGCGTTGTTTATACCAAATTTATTTTTGAAGTAA
- a CDS encoding TRAP transporter small permease translates to MKNFFKKFELYIGSIFISVTTLVVIMNVFTRYFLKFTYFWTEEIAVGCFVWTIFLGTAAAYREKGLIGVEAIVVLLPEKIRNIVEFLTYILLTILSGLMCVFSFTYVSSSSKITAALELSYGYINISIVISFALMTLYSIIFTVGSFKKAFLKKDN, encoded by the coding sequence ATGAAAAATTTTTTTAAAAAATTTGAATTATATATAGGAAGTATATTTATTAGTGTAACAACACTTGTTGTTATAATGAATGTATTTACTAGATATTTTTTAAAATTCACATATTTTTGGACAGAAGAAATTGCAGTTGGTTGTTTTGTATGGACTATATTTCTAGGAACTGCTGCTGCATATAGAGAAAAAGGATTAATAGGTGTTGAAGCTATTGTAGTTCTTTTACCAGAAAAAATTAGAAATATTGTGGAATTTTTAACTTATATATTACTTACTATTTTAAGTGGACTTATGTGTGTGTTTAGCTTTACATATGTTAGCTCTTCATCAAAAATAACAGCAGCGTTAGAACTTTCTTATGGTTATATAAATATTTCTATTGTAATAAGTTTTGCACTTATGACTTTATATTCAATAATTTTTACAGTAGGAAGTTTTAAAAAAGCATTTTTAAAGAAAGATAACTAA
- a CDS encoding C4-dicarboxylate TRAP transporter substrate-binding protein yields the protein MKKVLSLIFLSLFTLLLVACGGKKEEATKNEGETKKEARVIKVTTKFVDDEQTAKSLVKVVEAINKRSNGSLELQLFTSGTLPIGKDGMEQVANGSDWILVDGVNFLGDYVPDYNAVTGPMLYQSFDEYLRMVRTPLVQDLNAQALEKGIKVLSLDWLFGFRNIEAKKAIKTPEDMKGLKLRVPTSQLYTFTIEAMGGNPVAMPYPDTYAALQQGVIDGLEGSILSYYGTKQYENVKEYSLTRHLLGVSAVCISKKCWDSLTDEERTIIQEEFDKGAEDNLTETKKLEDEYAQKLKDNGVTFHEVDAEAFNKAVAPVYEKFPKWTPGIYDKIMENLTQIREDIKNGK from the coding sequence ATGAAAAAGGTTTTATCTTTGATTTTTTTATCACTTTTCACTTTACTTTTAGTTGCTTGTGGTGGAAAAAAAGAAGAAGCTACTAAAAATGAGGGGGAAACAAAGAAAGAAGCAAGAGTTATAAAAGTTACAACAAAATTTGTTGATGATGAACAAACAGCAAAATCATTAGTAAAAGTTGTAGAAGCTATTAATAAAAGAAGTAATGGAAGTTTGGAATTACAATTATTTACAAGTGGTACTCTACCAATTGGTAAAGATGGTATGGAACAAGTTGCAAATGGTTCAGATTGGATATTAGTTGATGGTGTAAATTTCTTAGGAGATTATGTTCCAGATTATAATGCAGTTACAGGACCTATGTTATACCAAAGTTTTGATGAATATTTAAGAATGGTTAGAACTCCATTAGTTCAAGACTTAAATGCACAAGCTCTTGAAAAAGGAATCAAAGTATTATCTTTGGATTGGCTATTTGGATTTAGAAATATTGAAGCTAAAAAAGCTATAAAAACTCCTGAAGATATGAAAGGATTAAAATTAAGAGTTCCTACTAGCCAATTATATACATTCACTATTGAAGCTATGGGAGGAAACCCAGTTGCAATGCCTTATCCTGATACTTATGCTGCATTACAACAAGGAGTTATAGATGGACTTGAAGGTTCTATTTTAAGTTATTATGGAACAAAACAATATGAAAATGTTAAAGAATATTCTTTAACTCGTCATTTACTTGGAGTTTCAGCAGTATGTATTTCAAAAAAATGTTGGGATAGTTTAACTGATGAAGAAAGAACAATAATTCAAGAAGAATTTGATAAAGGTGCAGAAGATAATTTAACTGAAACAAAGAAACTAGAAGATGAATATGCACAAAAATTAAAAGATAATGGAGTTACTTTCCATGAAGTTGATGCAGAAGCATTTAATAAAGCTGTTGCACCAGTTTATGAAAAATTCCCTAAATGGACTCCTGGCATTTATGATAAAATTATGGAAAATCTTACTCAAATTAGAGAAGATATTAAAAATGGAAAATAA
- a CDS encoding uracil-DNA glycosylase family protein codes for MNRDEKLKKLIEEIKNDEENKKYTEQGIDPLFSAPKEARIVIVGQAPGIKAQENRLYWKDKSGDKLRLWMGVDEKTFYSSNLLAIIPMDFYYPGKGKSGDLPPRKDFGEKWHNKILELLPNVELFILIGKYAQGFYLKGKLKDNLTNTVHAYKEYLPKFFPIVHPSPLNIRWLKKNPWFEEEVVPKLKEMVTKIMER; via the coding sequence ATGAATAGAGATGAAAAATTAAAAAAACTTATTGAAGAAATAAAAAATGATGAAGAAAATAAGAAATATACAGAACAAGGCATTGACCCTCTTTTTTCTGCACCAAAAGAAGCAAGAATTGTTATTGTCGGGCAAGCTCCAGGTATAAAAGCTCAAGAAAATAGATTGTATTGGAAAGATAAAAGTGGAGATAAATTAAGACTTTGGATGGGAGTAGATGAAAAAACTTTTTATAGTTCAAATTTACTTGCTATAATACCAATGGATTTTTATTATCCAGGAAAGGGAAAAAGTGGAGATTTACCTCCAAGAAAAGATTTTGGAGAAAAGTGGCATAATAAAATTTTAGAATTATTGCCTAATGTTGAATTATTTATATTAATTGGAAAATATGCTCAAGGATTTTACTTAAAAGGTAAACTAAAAGATAATTTAACAAATACAGTTCATGCTTATAAAGAATATCTACCTAAATTTTTCCCAATAGTTCACCCATCACCTTTAAATATTAGATGGTTAAAGAAAAATCCTTGGTTTGAAGAAGAAGTTGTTCCTAAATTAAAAGAAATGGTAACAAAAATTATGGAGAGGTGA